One window of Akkermansia biwaensis genomic DNA carries:
- a CDS encoding cobyric acid synthase translates to MNDFSHGGNLKSLAADARRPERDILDFSVNLRPEGPPEFITCALWRAMNGVTPYPSPDMQELREKAALHYGLSPECFVFGNGANELIHALPCALNLKRAVIPEPAFSEYRLACLRHGVEIDSVPAGEKTSFTPSLSALAERVGTNHKGEKQETAVFLANPCNPSGGLLDKKELFQTIKENPGTVWILDESFINYAGGEKSLLPDAATLPNLVILHSLTKFYGMAGIRCGFAVCCAPLAERLRKNLPAWNVNVFAAAAVRAILKQPSSWAEQERTLNRERRKDLFHRLSALPGAAVLPSCANFLLFRLSGAPSGLASLLLKKHGIAVRDCSNYPGLETGGWFRAGVRTPEEHELLERALRVELDKHAPAILRRPPKSALMIQGTCSDAGKSVLTAALCRIFHQDGFSVAPFKAQNMALNSGVTALGEEMGRAQMVQAQACRIDPDARMNPILLKPHSNTGSQVIVMGKAVGHMEAGEYFTAKRRFWPDVRAAYDSLSDEYDLVCLEGAGSPGEINLKSADVVNMNMARYARAKVLLTGDIDRGGVYASFLGTWMTFSPWERELLAGFVVNKFRGDSSLLAPAHRYMQEHTGKPVLGVIPMIRNINIPEEDRAVLPFEYDESSKHADSLDVAVVMPAHISNFTDFAPLAAEPDVRLRQVRTGDEWGQPDLVILPGTKSVAADLERMRRAGLDSLVRKHAGKGKWILGVCGGLQMLGKEILDPHHQESAEERTPGLGLLELTTTFSPVKTLLNVRRARTPLAPDASGYEIHHGITSHESPCEPLMFREDSSPCGYGKGRVWATYLHGFLDGDEFRRAFINRVRVDSGLPPKPSLHVSHDVDGALDRLADIVRKHLDVNAIYRLLQLKR, encoded by the coding sequence ATGAACGACTTTTCACACGGAGGAAACCTGAAATCCCTGGCGGCGGATGCCCGGCGCCCCGAACGCGACATTCTGGACTTCAGCGTCAACCTGAGACCGGAAGGCCCCCCGGAATTCATCACGTGCGCCCTGTGGCGCGCCATGAACGGCGTCACGCCCTACCCTTCTCCGGACATGCAGGAACTGAGGGAAAAAGCCGCCTTGCACTACGGTCTGTCTCCGGAATGCTTCGTCTTCGGAAACGGGGCCAACGAGCTGATTCATGCCCTCCCCTGCGCCCTGAACCTGAAACGTGCCGTCATTCCGGAACCTGCCTTTTCCGAATACCGACTGGCCTGCCTGCGTCACGGAGTGGAAATTGACTCCGTTCCTGCCGGAGAGAAAACGTCTTTTACTCCCTCTCTGTCCGCTCTGGCGGAACGCGTCGGAACAAATCATAAAGGGGAAAAACAGGAAACTGCCGTCTTCCTGGCCAATCCCTGCAATCCGTCCGGCGGCCTGCTGGATAAAAAGGAGCTGTTTCAGACAATAAAAGAGAACCCGGGAACCGTCTGGATTCTGGACGAATCATTCATTAACTACGCGGGAGGGGAAAAATCCCTTCTTCCTGACGCAGCCACCCTTCCCAACCTTGTTATTCTGCACTCCCTGACCAAATTCTACGGCATGGCGGGTATCCGCTGCGGTTTTGCCGTGTGCTGCGCCCCTCTGGCGGAACGGCTGCGAAAAAATCTTCCCGCATGGAATGTGAACGTCTTCGCGGCGGCGGCGGTACGGGCCATCCTGAAACAGCCCTCTTCCTGGGCGGAACAGGAACGCACCCTGAACAGGGAACGCCGGAAAGACCTGTTCCACAGATTGTCCGCGCTGCCGGGAGCTGCCGTCCTGCCTTCCTGCGCCAACTTCCTTCTCTTCCGCCTTTCCGGCGCTCCTTCCGGCCTGGCTTCCCTGCTGCTGAAAAAACACGGCATTGCCGTCAGGGACTGCTCCAATTATCCGGGCCTGGAAACGGGCGGCTGGTTCCGCGCCGGAGTCCGGACTCCGGAAGAACATGAACTTCTGGAACGGGCGCTTCGCGTGGAACTGGACAAACATGCTCCCGCCATCCTGCGCAGGCCCCCCAAGTCGGCGCTGATGATCCAGGGCACCTGTTCCGATGCGGGCAAAAGCGTGCTGACGGCTGCCCTCTGCCGCATCTTCCATCAGGACGGCTTCAGCGTGGCCCCCTTCAAGGCGCAGAACATGGCCCTCAACTCCGGCGTGACCGCGCTGGGGGAGGAAATGGGCCGTGCCCAGATGGTCCAGGCCCAGGCCTGCCGGATCGATCCGGACGCCCGGATGAATCCCATCCTGCTCAAACCCCACTCCAACACGGGTTCCCAGGTCATCGTGATGGGAAAGGCGGTAGGGCACATGGAAGCCGGGGAATACTTCACGGCCAAGCGCCGGTTCTGGCCGGACGTCCGCGCCGCCTACGACTCCCTCTCGGACGAATACGACCTGGTCTGCCTGGAAGGGGCCGGAAGTCCGGGGGAAATCAACCTGAAATCCGCGGACGTGGTCAACATGAACATGGCCCGCTACGCCCGCGCTAAAGTCCTGCTCACCGGGGACATTGACCGGGGCGGCGTGTACGCCTCCTTCCTGGGCACGTGGATGACCTTCTCCCCGTGGGAAAGGGAATTGCTGGCGGGATTCGTGGTCAACAAATTCCGAGGGGATTCCTCCCTGCTTGCCCCGGCGCACCGTTACATGCAGGAACACACGGGAAAACCCGTGCTGGGAGTCATCCCCATGATACGGAACATCAACATTCCGGAAGAGGACCGGGCAGTCCTCCCCTTTGAATACGATGAAAGCTCCAAACACGCGGACTCGCTGGACGTAGCCGTCGTGATGCCCGCGCACATCTCCAACTTCACGGACTTCGCCCCGCTGGCGGCGGAACCGGACGTGCGGCTGCGGCAGGTAAGGACCGGGGACGAGTGGGGCCAGCCGGACCTGGTCATCCTGCCCGGAACCAAAAGCGTGGCGGCGGACCTGGAAAGAATGCGCCGGGCCGGACTGGACAGCCTGGTACGGAAACACGCCGGAAAAGGAAAATGGATCCTGGGCGTCTGCGGCGGCCTGCAAATGCTGGGAAAGGAAATTCTGGACCCGCATCATCAGGAATCGGCGGAGGAACGCACTCCCGGCTTGGGACTGCTGGAACTGACCACTACTTTCTCCCCCGTCAAGACCCTGCTCAATGTACGCCGCGCCCGAACGCCTCTGGCCCCGGACGCCTCCGGCTATGAAATCCACCACGGCATCACCAGCCATGAATCCCCTTGCGAACCCCTCATGTTCCGGGAAGACAGTTCTCCATGCGGTTACGGAAAGGGCCGCGTCTGGGCCACGTACCTGCACGGCTTTCTGGACGGCGACGAATTCCGGCGGGCATTCATCAACAGGGTCCGGGTGGATTCCGGCCTGCCGCCCAAACCTTCCCTGCACGTATCCCATGATGTTGACGGCGCTCTTGACCGTCTGGCGGACATCGTCCGGAAACATCTGGATGTGAACGCTATCTACCGCCTCCTGCAACTGAAACGCTGA
- a CDS encoding phosphotransferase-like protein, translated as MIRPPSPFQHSGRIFIFNGASSSGKTSLCKALLSLLPAGSVLLSVDDFLDANGMGGMHLIHAVRKIGPELVRSFHETVFRASLHAPFVLVDHVIGESPDWPDELRRQCGEAKLLLVKVACDVEELVRREHARTDRKADVFHALRQHTSIHEGLFYDLEIDTTRLSPQQAAALLVPHAGHTALTTTA; from the coding sequence ATGATCCGCCCTCCGTCCCCTTTTCAACATTCCGGGCGCATCTTTATCTTCAACGGGGCTTCCAGTTCCGGCAAAACCAGCCTGTGCAAGGCACTGCTGTCCCTGCTTCCTGCCGGCTCCGTCCTCCTTTCCGTGGATGATTTCCTGGATGCCAACGGAATGGGCGGCATGCATCTGATCCACGCCGTCCGCAAGATAGGACCGGAACTCGTCCGGTCTTTTCATGAAACCGTATTCCGGGCCTCCCTGCACGCGCCCTTCGTTTTGGTGGACCATGTGATCGGAGAATCTCCGGACTGGCCGGACGAACTCCGCCGTCAATGCGGGGAAGCAAAACTTCTCCTTGTGAAAGTCGCCTGCGACGTGGAAGAACTGGTCCGCCGGGAACATGCCCGCACGGACCGGAAAGCGGATGTCTTCCACGCCCTGCGGCAGCACACGTCCATTCATGAAGGGCTCTTTTACGACCTGGAGATAGACACCACCCGTCTTTCCCCGCAGCAGGCGGCGGCCCTGCTGGTTCCACACGCAGGCCATACAGCTTTAACAACAACGGCATGA
- a CDS encoding IS1595 family transposase: MTYLEFIEKFPDDESVAKYLIEKRFKGKIICPFCGKTEKVYHAHYNCRNAYCNNCKREFSIFKGTIFEETRMPLRHWLYAINMVCLSKKGISAMQLKRELGVSYKTAWRMMHKIRGAMAKREVGETFEAIVEIDETYVGGKPRKKNEHGDDDDLPKNPRGRGTAKVPVIGVRERGTGKVHAVVANRNEEGKQLTGKQLFNVLSKVCKPNTKVMTDQFKGYNILNYPNNKNLTRIMIDHNVMFSASNGVHTNGIESFWALLKRGIHGIFHHVSLKHLQKYVDEFCFRQCYRNENEAFEVLMGLCWK, from the coding sequence ATGACGTACCTCGAGTTTATTGAAAAATTCCCTGATGATGAAAGTGTGGCAAAATATCTCATTGAAAAACGGTTTAAGGGGAAAATAATCTGTCCGTTTTGCGGGAAAACAGAGAAGGTTTATCATGCTCACTATAACTGCCGCAATGCCTATTGCAACAACTGTAAGAGGGAATTCTCTATTTTCAAGGGAACCATTTTTGAGGAAACAAGAATGCCTTTGAGGCATTGGTTGTATGCTATTAATATGGTTTGTTTGTCTAAAAAAGGAATTTCAGCCATGCAATTGAAAAGGGAGTTAGGTGTTTCTTATAAAACCGCTTGGAGGATGATGCACAAGATTAGAGGGGCAATGGCAAAAAGAGAGGTAGGAGAGACTTTTGAGGCGATTGTAGAAATTGATGAAACCTATGTTGGAGGAAAACCCCGGAAGAAGAATGAGCATGGGGATGATGACGATTTGCCGAAAAATCCTAGAGGAAGAGGAACGGCCAAAGTTCCTGTTATTGGAGTCAGAGAAAGGGGAACTGGGAAAGTTCATGCCGTGGTCGCCAATAGGAATGAAGAAGGAAAACAATTGACGGGCAAACAATTATTCAATGTCCTTAGCAAGGTTTGCAAACCTAATACCAAAGTCATGACTGACCAGTTTAAGGGCTACAATATTCTAAATTATCCTAACAATAAGAATCTTACCCGCATCATGATTGACCATAATGTCATGTTTAGTGCAAGCAATGGGGTTCACACTAATGGAATTGAAAGCTTTTGGGCCTTACTGAAAAGAGGGATTCATGGGATATTTCACCATGTCTCTCTTAAACACCTACAGAAATATGTGGATGAATTCTGTTTCAGGCAATGTTATAGGAACGAGAATGAAGCTTTTGAAGTTTTGATGGGCTTGTGCTGGAAATGA